AGCATTCAACCTTGCTCATATTCATTCTCCTTTCCTGGCTGGCCTCACCATTTTTGAAAGACAGGGTAGTTCTTGTTTTTTACTCGTCGAACCACAGAAAGTGAACTAAACTCTTTTCAAAGGACAAGCACAGGGGTGAAAATCTTGAGAGCTTTATGTGCGTGAGTTCTCTGCCTTTTGGTCTTCAGGAGGGGTATGGCCACTCTTACAAAAAGAGGCAGTTCACCAAACCAGAATCGTTAATAACATCAAGAAAGCAATCAATAACCTTTCCTCTCGAATTACAGGTTGAGAAGACCAAATTCTTGATTGCACGCGAAACAGCAACAAGGAAGACTCTTGTCTCTTCATCAGAATCTCTGCCGAAGTTGAAGAACAACTTGTCTTCAAGCCCTAGAAAGATGACAGTCTCAAATTCCAGTCCTTTACACTTATGAACTGTCATAATAGGTATTGTGTTATCTCCTTCGAATCTCTTAAGAGCCGCCTTCCAGTTATCCTCTTTTTTCCTGTTTGTCCATAGCAGTTCCGAAAGATCATCCTTTAAGCTTTCTACGTAATCCACATTTGAGTATCTTGGAAATAATGCTCTGAGTGAATCAACAGAGAAAAATTCCAGAATCTTATCAATTATCGATCGAAGTTCTTTCTTGTTTGAACTATCTTCCAAGTCATTTTTTATGTCATTGATGAGCCTACTAAGATCGCTCTTGGCCTGATGTATTTTCTCCAAGTCCGAGTAGTTTTTTAGCTGAATCAATATCTCTAATAGATGAATCCAATCATCAGGAGAGCGATCAATCACAGCCAACCTGATAGCTGACATTATGATACCCACAAGTTCTTCAGATGACATGGCTTGGTATTTTGTTTCATTCCTGGCACCAATCCCCAGTTTCCCTAGCTGGTTGATTACTTCTGATGCGTTGTCATCAATATAATTCCTGATCAAGATGGCAATGTGTCTTGGAGGTGTTCCGGCATCAATCAGTCCCTTGATGAGCTTAGCAAGGTATGAAGCCTCGCTTACTTTGTCTGCAAAATGCAGTAGAGTTAGATCTCCGTCCCCTGAGTCCCGTCTCTTGTCTGGCCGCGTGCTTAAGACTCTTTCACCAAGTAACTTGAATACATGTCTTTGGAATTCCACTAATTTCGGTGCTGACCTGTAGTTCATTACCAGCGAAACCTCGTTGGCATTGAAATCTCGAGTAAATTCCCCGAATATGCCAGGTCTTGCTCCAGCCCATGTCATTATCCTCTGCTTATCATCACCTACTGCTGTGCATTCACAATTTGATCCCATAAAGCAAGCCTTAAGAAGGTCGTATTGAATGAATGTGGTATCCTGGAATTCGTCGAGAAAAACATGACTGAAGGATGTGTTTAGATATGCCTTAATTATTGGATTGGTCTTGATTATCAGTTCAGCAAGTCTTGATATCATTCTGAAGTTTAGCAGTGACTCTTCTCCAGGATGTTTTAGAAGAATCCTCCAGTCTCTCAAAATACTCCTGTCGTATTCACTAAGAGAATACAGCGGCTTTGCTGTAAGTTCTTTTATTCTCTCATTAGACGGCATTCCACAGGCTGAGAGTCTTTCCTTTAGCTCCTCGTCTTTCACTCCTATTGAGTAGCTTCGTTCAGGCCTGAAATTCTCAGGGATTGCTTTCAAGTAGCGGTCCATTAAGTCTTTTGCGAATGCGTCAAAGGTCATCGAGTGGAATCTTCTTGCCAATTCCTCGCCACATCTTTGTTTCACTCTTTCGGCAATGTTGCTTGCCGCATCTTTTTTGAAGCTTATTGCAAGAATTCTCTGGGGATGTGTGCATCTAGAAGTCTTCAACAGAAAGGACGCTTTCTGAGCAAGAATCTCTGTTTTGCCTGCACCTGGACCTGCAGTTACTAGCAAATTACCAGAGTTTCTTATAGCTTCCCTTGCAGAAGGTTCAAACCCCATTCCGCATTCGGCAAACCATTCATCTTCGCTCTGAAATCTCATCAAACTACACATCTCTCTATTCCAACTTCGTCCGAACCTTCTTTGTTAAACGCTCAAATAACTTTGGCAGATTCGAGATAATTAGCTTCCCATCAATTTCAGCTCTCGATAAAGCCATAATGTGAGACACTGGTTTACTCCTCCCCAAGAAGAAATATTTGTACCAGGGCATCAATTTTCGCAGTTCTCCTTCATAAGCACTGCATCTGTCGCTTTCATCTCTTAGAATGGCTTTTAGATCTTTCACAAGCCTGTCCTCGTATTCTGTAGAAGCAGATTCACTTTCCACTTCCGACAGTTTTCTTCCCCCGATTCTTGGTCCTTCACGATCATGAATAATTGATTTGTAGCAATCAGGGAATTTTTCAAGCATCAATAGATCAATGTCAAGAGGGTAAGAGAAGAACACATCGTGTTCTTCCAAGAAATCAATCCAGAGTCTCATCTCTTCTAGGTCCCGCTCAGCATTACTCTTATTCAGCAAATCTCTAGGTGACTCTATTGATACTCCGCAAGGTTTGAGTCTCTCAAATGTATGTTCACACTCACATAACTGATCAACAACATACTTTATTCTCTCCCAACCGCCTGTCTCCCTTTCTAAATCTAGATCCAACAGAGTGACGTATTTGATGTCAAGGTTTCTCAGCAGTTTCCAGAAGTGATTCACATGCCTACCTCCTAGGGGCACGACAGAAATTCCATCGGAATCAACTTGCATAGAAAACATCTCAAATATCTTCGGAAGTATTATCTGCTCACTGTCTCCTTCAGCCAAGACAACCAACCTTGCAAAATATAGCTCGGGGAATGCCTTTACTGCTTCATTCACAAATTTATGAGCTTCCTCCTCCTTATCAGGCAGAAGTATAGCTCTTACACTTGTGCTTCCCCTATTCATGAAGTATCTGATCTGCTTTGGTTCAATTCTTGCCAGAATTGATGGAGTATGCGATGAAAGAATTACTTGAGCATTTTCATTTGTTGCGATGTCATTAAGACTGGCAAGAATCCTGCCCATTAGTTGTGGTGCTATATGATTCTCAGGCTCCTCTACTGCAACCAGTGTTAGTACGGGCACCTCTTCGCTACGAGCACTTTTGCGTACGGATTCCTCAATTCCGAGTGAGGTACTCACCAGCGCAAGGTAGAATAGAGACTTCATTCCATCTCCCAAATCTTCAATATCGTACGTCCCACCTGTATCAGTCGGAGAGAACTCCACGTTCAGTCTATTCAACATACTGTCAAGATCTTTCCTTGCGAAAGTGAGTGCTGCCTTATTGTACTTTTGTTCTCGATGAAATCCCTTCCATTTCAACCGCAGAATTTCCTGAATCTGAGCAACTGTTTCTTCTTCATTGAAGTCATTGTTTAGATCTTCAATATGGCCATCAATTTTCTTCCTGATATCGTCGTTCCATTCTGCATACCTCAGAGCTCTCCACAATACATTTCCAGATGCTTTTCTCAAAAGTGACGAAGGATCTCTTGTTGCGGGAACGTATATTAGGTTGATTTTTGACAAGTCATGTGTCCTTGCAGGCTTCTTGCTCTCAGGAGGTTCCCCTTCAGATTCTGGCGCAGTGACAAAATACATTCTGCTATCGACTGTGCCGTCAGGCGTTGCTCCTTTCTCCCAAGATGATTCGAGTCGCACTCTAACATATGGCTTTTTCCCAGTTTCTTCCACCGTGAATTCATTCCAGAAAAGTGGAGCATCTGTCTTCTCGTTCGAGACCCCTAGAATTACCTCAATGTGCATTTCTCTTTTATCACTAGTTTCAAGAACCTCTCCCAGTGGTACGTGAAAGTCTCTGTAATGAATAATCCTTTGATCTGTTGACCCGAAAAGCTTAGACAAAGCAAGCATAAGGTTCGTCTTTCCGCTGTTGTTAGGTCCAATCATGATAGTGAAGTTGTCAAGCATAACCGAAGTCTCAGCGTTCCCAAAACTTCTGAAATTGCT
This sequence is a window from Mesotoga infera. Protein-coding genes within it:
- a CDS encoding DUF2813 domain-containing protein — protein: MKGGLMRIEKVKVSNFRSFGNAETSVMLDNFTIMIGPNNSGKTNLMLALSKLFGSTDQRIIHYRDFHVPLGEVLETSDKREMHIEVILGVSNEKTDAPLFWNEFTVEETGKKPYVRVRLESSWEKGATPDGTVDSRMYFVTAPESEGEPPESKKPARTHDLSKINLIYVPATRDPSSLLRKASGNVLWRALRYAEWNDDIRKKIDGHIEDLNNDFNEEETVAQIQEILRLKWKGFHREQKYNKAALTFARKDLDSMLNRLNVEFSPTDTGGTYDIEDLGDGMKSLFYLALVSTSLGIEESVRKSARSEEVPVLTLVAVEEPENHIAPQLMGRILASLNDIATNENAQVILSSHTPSILARIEPKQIRYFMNRGSTSVRAILLPDKEEEAHKFVNEAVKAFPELYFARLVVLAEGDSEQIILPKIFEMFSMQVDSDGISVVPLGGRHVNHFWKLLRNLDIKYVTLLDLDLERETGGWERIKYVVDQLCECEHTFERLKPCGVSIESPRDLLNKSNAERDLEEMRLWIDFLEEHDVFFSYPLDIDLLMLEKFPDCYKSIIHDREGPRIGGRKLSEVESESASTEYEDRLVKDLKAILRDESDRCSAYEGELRKLMPWYKYFFLGRSKPVSHIMALSRAEIDGKLIISNLPKLFERLTKKVRTKLE
- a CDS encoding ATP-dependent helicase, with protein sequence MCSLMRFQSEDEWFAECGMGFEPSAREAIRNSGNLLVTAGPGAGKTEILAQKASFLLKTSRCTHPQRILAISFKKDAASNIAERVKQRCGEELARRFHSMTFDAFAKDLMDRYLKAIPENFRPERSYSIGVKDEELKERLSACGMPSNERIKELTAKPLYSLSEYDRSILRDWRILLKHPGEESLLNFRMISRLAELIIKTNPIIKAYLNTSFSHVFLDEFQDTTFIQYDLLKACFMGSNCECTAVGDDKQRIMTWAGARPGIFGEFTRDFNANEVSLVMNYRSAPKLVEFQRHVFKLLGERVLSTRPDKRRDSGDGDLTLLHFADKVSEASYLAKLIKGLIDAGTPPRHIAILIRNYIDDNASEVINQLGKLGIGARNETKYQAMSSEELVGIIMSAIRLAVIDRSPDDWIHLLEILIQLKNYSDLEKIHQAKSDLSRLINDIKNDLEDSSNKKELRSIIDKILEFFSVDSLRALFPRYSNVDYVESLKDDLSELLWTNRKKEDNWKAALKRFEGDNTIPIMTVHKCKGLEFETVIFLGLEDKLFFNFGRDSDEETRVFLVAVSRAIKNLVFSTCNSRGKVIDCFLDVINDSGLVNCLFL